Within the Candidatus Eisenbacteria bacterium genome, the region GGGACGCCGAGCGAGTCGGCGACTTCGGAACGCCATGCACGAAGAGCCTGATAGAGCCCGGCATCCTGTTCGGAAACCGGCTCCCTCCAGCCGTAGCGCCCCCGGCGACGGGTCTCCCGGAACTCCTCGGGAGATGCTTCCCCTTCCGTCGCGCCCTCCGCGCCCTGTTCCCCCGGCGCTCGGCGCAACCGATGCGTGACGGCCAACGTCCAATAGGGCCGGCCGCCGTGCTCGAAGAACGCGGGGACCACATCGAGGATTTCGCAGCGTCTCTCGAGCGCTTCGATCGGATCCGCGTCGAAACCCTGCGCGGAAGGCAAGAAGGGGAGCGTGAGGATGGTAACGGAAACGCTCACGCCGAGATCTCCTCAAGCCTGTGGACAACCGCCCGGCCACGCGGCCTCGGCCGTCTCTCGGGCTTCGCCCTTCTCGCCGGCCTCGGCCTCGGAAAGAACCCCGCAAATCGTAAAATGGTAAAAGCGCAAAGCGTCATGAACCGTTCCTCGCGAGACGAAAACCGAGGTAGTAGTCGCGGTTGCCCGGCGCGTGGACGATCCGACTCGCGGAGCGGCAGAACTGGGCGCAGTTGAACCAGCTGCCACCCCGTAACACGCGGTAGGAGCCGGAGCCGGGACCCGTCGGGTCGGTCGCCGTACCCCCATACGATCCGTACCAATCCCAACACCACTCCCACACGTTCCCGTGCATGTCGTACAGCCCCCAAGCGTTCGGGCTCTTCCCGCCGACTGCATGCGTCTGGCTCCCGGAATTCTGATCGTACCAACCGACCAAGTCCAGTTTGGAGTCGAAACCGGTCGCGCTCGTGATCGTCCCGTTGCAGAACGCGCTCCCGCTCCCCGCGCGACACGCGTGCTCCCACTCCGCCTCGGTCAAGAGACGATAGCCGTACGCATCCTTGTTCCACATCACCGTCGCCGACGTGATGTGATTCCCGGAATAAGCCGGCTGCAAGATCGTATACGCCGGTGTCAACCCCTCTCTCTCCGATCGCTTGTTGCAGTACATCACCGCATCGAACCAGGTCACGTTCTCCACTGGACGACTCGAACCCCGAAAACCCGACTCGTTCCAACCCATCACCGACTCCCACTCCGACTGCGT harbors:
- a CDS encoding HRDC domain-containing protein; translated protein: MSVSVTILTLPFLPSAQGFDADPIEALERRCEILDVVPAFFEHGGRPYWTLAVTHRLRRAPGEQGAEGATEGEASPEEFRETRRRGRYGWREPVSEQDAGLYQALRAWRSEVADSLGVPVYLIFTNRQLAEIARLRPASIASLGSVPGVGRRRLEKHGQAVLDLVSRFGDPVSVAGAEHV